The sequence ATTATTTATTGGTTTCCCCATTGTCCCTGGAAAAAGGGGGTGGGGGTTAACTTGCCATGTGAACTCTATAAGACACTCATTGAGGTGCTTTGGCAGTAAATTAAAGGAATCTCAACTCGCATGGAGGCTTGGTATGAGCCCACCAGAGCTGGAACGAGGGGGATCCGGTGTCAGCTTGGCCTTTGAGAGGTTAGCCATTTCTGGAGCACAAGAGCAGGTCACCTGGGATTAGGGTGTTTGGGACCCCATCCCCCAGACACTCATGTACACCACCCATTCAACCCCACCTCTGCCTGAAACCAGCCCTCCCCCTCATGTTTGCGGCAGAGGCAATTGTGCGAGTGCATAGCTAAGTGCAGAGAGTGAGAAATAAAGTGCATGCTGGATGAAAGGCTTAACTGAATCGCTTTCAGCCCATTGTTAGGCCCCGGGAGCTTAGAGGGATAAGAGGATGGCTGGCTGCTTTGAAAATTACTTGCACAAGTGAATAGGAGATTCCCATAAAGCACAGCTAGCCTGTGACACCCCAAAGCTCAAAACGCAGTGAGTGTATGTGGACAGTGGATGGATTGAACCATAGATTCCTATTTTGATATGCAcaaccatgcattttttttaccaaaatgtgCAACAGCTTTTTGAGTGACTTGTCTTCAAATCATCTTAGTTTGAAGTATTTCTTTATTAGTTAAAACCGCTGCATAGTACTTGCAAGGttacaacataaatgtaaaattagtGATTCAAACAAAAGTGAATCGACGTTTgtttgttctgaaaaaaaaaaaaagatctgcatgCTCCTGTCCAGTGATATTACGCATATTTAGCTAttgcatttcttattttatgttttgtttaaatttgCGCTACTTTGAAGTAGCATAGGCAAtgggaaaaacagtctctgtgttCTTTATTTGGAGGCTAATTTGATTGGAattagctgtgtttttgttgagtTAAAAGGCACTGCGCTACATCAGAATCTGAATTCCAGATAAAGGGAGGGAGCGAGGGAGGGGAGGAGAAATGGGGGAAATTTTGCTTATATCTTATTTATGGATTTACTTGGACGCTAGGGAATGCCGCTGCGCCGACTTCAAACATTACCTTATCTTACAAACCAGCCTTTTGATGTGTGCAAGATCAGAGGCTGACTGCCGAGCGCTTGCCAAATGAAGATTGGAGCGACGGCTTTATGCGCATGACTGTGAGCTTTCAGAGACGTGCTAGAAACTGCATTTGGGCTAGGTCATACACTTCAGGGTAAGAAAAAGCAAAGGAAACTGGCctgactaaaaaaaataaaaaaaataaaataaacataagccAGGTGAAGGTGGAGGTTTATAAACCATGGATTAGGAGTGTTTATGGAAACACAAGCCATCTTTTATTGTGATTGGTAACATCGTATGGATGCCATGAGGGTGGCAAAGTTTGAGTGTGCATTGGCATTAGTAGCAGCATTTGCGCTACTGCCCTTTTGGTTCGAGCGAGCCCCATGGGGTCTGTGCTGGGATAGAGAGCAGAGAAAGATCTTGCTGTTACCAGCACTCTGGAATGCTCATGGCTAACATGGAGAAATATGAAAAACTTTGGGGTTTGGATGATATTGAAAGAAAAGTCATATAGATCACACTTTTAGTTTGCACAGGTTCAGAGTGCATCATTTTCTGGGCCATTATTTCACAACACACTATAGCCccttttcacactgcacgtcagacccaGCAAGTTGCCGGAACATTGCTGGTTCGCCTTCTGTGTAAAAGcaaacatgtcccgggattgattccggcattgaacccgagttggggacctagtaacattgtcaGGTTCAATCCTGGGACGAGTGGTGTTTGAACAAAAGCCAAATTTAATGCGGTGTCATAGTGTTGACGCACGTTATCGCATGACTCTTTTACCGTATAAAAagatatgtgcaaactgtaatgaagcagagaccagttcctcactttccgtgctgacACCGAGATCGTttgccagcttcagtgaaagtataacgtgcctaacgtttttgactcgtacattacacatcatgccctgatgtcacgtgtcattaagGGACCTTAACGGGTTGTGTGTAAATGCGCTGCCATAATCCAGGTAATCACGGGGAGTGTGAAAGTGCacaatctagcgacccgggaacaattgccggaacactttactcgtatatttaccggaatcgcagtgtgaaaggggcttatgtatTGATCTGTATGACTACAGGATTTTCGTGTCTATGATTCTGTATGCAGTATGTGTCTTGAATATTGTGTTTGAGTTTAGGCAGTAAATAACCTTCAATGTTCACTGTGTGTCCTGACAGAGATGCCATCCCTCCGTACAAGCTGGGAAGTAGAAAACAATTACAACGGGAGATGCAGCGCAACATGAGGATGAATGGCCAAGTGTCTCTACCTCCGTTCCCTGTAAGTGTCTTCGCCATCCTtctgaaatacacacaaacaaCTCCAACAAAACCCCAATTATAAAGCATTACCCATTTACGGTTGTGGACCGTTCCTGTTGCTGTGCTATTTTTCGGATAATGACTCCTAATAAACTGCCATACTGCACTAAATAAGTCTGTTTTATCCCGGGGCACCAAAatcaactgtctctctctgagaGCACTTTGATCAGCAGATGAATGGGGCTGACTTCAAGGGAAGTGACAACTTCCAACTGAGCTGCACCCTTTTTATTCCTCCAGTAGCACCCTGCATCCCCCTCTCCCTCGTTTCCTCTCTGCCTTCCTCAAAGTAGAAAAAAAGAGATGGATGGTTAGTGTTTGGAGAAAGAATTTGGAAAGACAACTTGTTAAGCAAGTCCACTGTCCCTATGCCTCCTTATCCTTTCTTACTCCTAAGTATTTTAAATTCTACATTGGAAAGACTTTATCTATTCTATGTTTTCTCTCTTAATGTTTCTATGTCCTTCCCTGCCGCCCTCTCTTTTTGTCTAGCTTGTAATATTTCCCTTCTGATTTGGCAATGACTGGCTGCCCATCCCAGGATGCTACTTTTAGGCAGCAGGGGCCTGGAGCTGCTGCAAGTCTCACCAGCAACTCGTTTtgctttcttctctctctttagTCTCTCCCTTTATCACCTTCACAAAAAGATGGAAATGGAAAGAGAAAGCCAAATCAAGTAAGACAgggcacaaaataataataaaaataataagaaagcgGATCATTGTGTGAGACACACACATGGGGCAGGAGGATAATGTGGCTACTGTAGTTCAAAGGTGCCTTCTGTCATCGGGGGGGAATAAATTACCTCTGTGGTTCTGATCTCCCGACGCTTGACTCCTCTAGTGGCAGCACACATCTCGCCAGTTTACTTTCTCTTCTTTTAATCcttctctctttccttttttcctttttccccCTGTCGATATGTGACTTTTATTGCTAGATGTAAAGCCAGTGTCCCTGCCACCCCTGGTGAGCGTTTGATATTTGACGAGGGCTCTTTGAAGCTGCCTGACTTCACAGGCCAGGCTGATGGCTTGGTTGCACTACACAGGGAACAAGCCGAGGCTCCTTAGAGCGTGACCAACTGCTCATGCCGGCTGCGGCCCATgccactgatgtgtgtgtgtgtgtgtgttgtatgggCAGTAGACTTATGTGGGGAGGGCTGCTGTAGAAGTCAACCCCTCCTGTCCTGTCTGGTCTTCTCGCTAACATGTATCTCTCTCTGGATGTGCAGAGGACGCGGCGGCCACCTAAGGAGATGACTCCCGTGGAGCCAGCAGCCTTTGCGGCACAGCTGATAGCCAGGCTGGAGCGTCTGAAGCGGGAACAGGAAACCATGAGCTCTCTAGAGGAGAGACTTCAGCAGATTCAGGAGGTATTGCTGGAAGTCTCTGAAAATTGTCACTGTGTCAATTTTACTTCCTCTATTGAAGAATTCCGAGAAACATACATTTTGGGAAAAATTCATGTTTTCAAGAATTTCTTTGTGACATTGCATaattgtgtgtgttcaggaggaGGAGAGGGATGAATCTGAGGTGTGTGGAAGCAGCGCATCCCACTCTCTGCCTTTGCTCCCTCCTGGCTCTCATGAGGAGGACCCCCAGGCCATCCTGGACGAGCACCTGTCCAGAGTTCTCAAGACCCCTGGCTGTCAGTCTCCAGGAATGCTTCGGCATTCCCCACGCTCACGATCTCCTGAACAGCGCCCCCTGCCTCGGGGAGGTCCTGGGACCAGGTTGAAGTCTGGCTCTGTGAATGGGTACATGCCATCCAAGATCTCCAGACAGTCAACCAAGCACACCCATCACCACTACATCCATCACCACGCTGGTCCCAAAAGCAAGGAGCAGATTGAGGCAGAGGCAACCCAGCAGGTGCAGTGCCTGTGCCATGGAGCTTCAGAATGCTGCTCTGCCCCCTACAACCGCAGCCGGAGTCTGGGCAGAGACCAGTGTGGCAGCCCTGCAGAAGTGGCCTTTGGGtaagtttttcttttgttgttgttgttctttagtTCCTCATTACTTTTTAATTGTTGGATCCTGGAGTCTATAAAtggttgtttttattaataaacttcaaattgtattaatttttctgctGCTAGGAATTCCAGCTCTTTATCCAAGCGTCTGTGTAAATCTGGAGAGGAGGTGAACACCGAAGGGTGTGAGAGCAGTCTCTTTCAGCTGCCAGCTGACAGTACAGACCGCTCTCAAAACGTATGGCAGTGGATCCTGGAGAGTGACCGACAGACCAAGCACAAGCCCCACAGGTCTGACTCGCAACTTTGTGTTCATCTCTATGTTGTAATCCTAAATCTTTGAAAATTTTTGTGCTTATGTGTTTGCACTACCAGTGGTTGCCCATCTTGATTCCTCTGAGCGTTTgtgtttacattgtacttacatgATCAAATTGTCTTTTCTTGCAgcactcaaaatgtaaaaaagtcgCACTGTTTGGaacccacacgcacacacacctggGGAGGTGGGGGAAGCAGTGGGCATCTCCGTGCCCACCAGCCTGCACACCCCTTCGTTCAGGACCCTGCCATGCCACCTCTACCCCCTCCCAACACCCTAGCACAGCTGGAAGAGGCCCGCAGACGCCTAGAAGAAGTTTCCAAACCTTCTAAACAGAGGTACACACTCAAGACTTTACAACCCTGATTGTCAGTACTTTCTAAAAACTCTCGAATGATTTCTGTATTGATGTATGGGTTCCACTTCACAGGCATTCAACATCAAGTCTTCAGAGAGACAAGAGTCACCCAGTGCCTGTACAAAATGGCAGTTCAGCACTTCATACAGACGAGTATGCATCACTCCTGATAGTCATCTTCTTGCATGTTTTAATTCACTTTTCATTGATGAATGACACACACGTATGCATGTAATGTTGCAGTCGTTGGATGCTTTGCATCCCTTAGTCCTTTTCTTTCTTTGAGCATCtccttgtttttctctctcttgatTTCTGGCCCTGGCCATTATTGAAAGTGAGGAGCATTGGCCACCTGATGGCAAAACTCTTTTACATTTCTAAGACTAGGTTGGCTTTCTGAAGTAGCACTACAAAGTGGAGAAAAGGGAAGGTGGATAATGTTGACCATTTGTCTCCTCACTCAAGgccccgatatacttcaaacGAAATTGAAGAACGAACAGATATGATGTAATTGTGAACAAAATCAGGCCGAAACAAAGTTCgttttgagtttgtttcagcagttcgaaacagctgaccaaagcaaactttctggGGGAGTTAATTTGGCTCCTTAACACCTTTGAGCTTCCATTGGTAcatggtttatttatttgaatatataaaatataaaaagctatAACAGTTTATccggtttaataaaataaacaaaaataaaataaagtatcaaactgactccaatatttttttccacatcatgctgGTTTTTGGACTATGAgacattcacacttcccataaaggactgatAATGGAAAAGAATGGCATTTGTATTGCAAACAGGACAtttgactctgaactgctgctaataatttttgttttgtctgtaatattctgaccattggtgTCCGTCAAACTTTGTTTGAAGTATACTGGGGCCTTCAGTCTCTGACAGCATTTGATAAACTCAAAGCACTGCATTTGTGACAACTATAGGCTAttctttctgtgtttgtgtgtgtgtgtgtgtgtgtgtatatatatatatatatgtgtatatatatatgtgtatatatatgtgtataagtatgttagttcacccaaaaattaaaactagcccatcagttactcaccctcaagtcatcccaAGTGTATATGACTTTGATCTTTCATGCTGTTTAATGCAACTCAGTGGGGTGTTACAGTGCATCAGTCAAAAAGAAGTTCAATAAAAAGTTCTTATCCATAAAAATGTGCTCTGGGaagtgaacaaaggccttctgtagagaatcaatgtgttttttgttttttttcttcatcaattGCATGACCTGTAATGGTAATAGTGATGGTTAAGGAGACAGCACTGATAACATCCTAACATGTTTCCACAAAATCTAATACTGATGCATAAAAACAAGCCTGACCCTAAATATTTCCTGTTGTGTCATTACAGATTTTCAATGTGTTGTGCATGCCATCTGTTGTGGTCTTTAAGGCCTAGCTAATATTATCCTCTTCTGTGATGATCTTTAAGTTTgtgctcattttattttatgtctttacAGACTGAAAGATCTCAAAAAGATGTCAGGTTCCCACAGTAGTTTGTGCTCTGAGACAGTGGTCACATACTTCTTTTGTGGTGAAGAAATCCCATACCGCCGGATGATGAAAACACACAGCCTCACACTCGGACACTTCAAGGAACAACTGAGGAAAAAAGGAAACTACAGGTATGCTCTCAGTTCTGATGAGTGAATTAATGTTTGACAGTTTATATTAAGGCTGCTGAAGACTTGATATAATAGTTGTGCAATTAGCTAATTTATAAATATTCTTGCAaggtttttttaatgtgttttttacacTGGTTGTGTTGGTCTCTGCAAGGCTGCGATGTTTACTATACGTTATTTACATCAAGTATGGAGTTAAGACGACAAGAAAGAGAGGGGTGGGtgcacagagaaagaaagaatgaggGAATTTTAACTGTAGCCGTTTGTTCACATCTGGTATTGATTTCATCTTAAGGCACATTTAATAAGAAGCTCTTTGAAGCTCAGGCCTTTCATTTGATGCACAAAGACTTGCACACATTTTCAACAATTGTATCAAGTTGCTCTCATACATTTGTGTGTTTACGTAAaactatcagttttttttttttttttttttgattatttctaaattatatcAAAGCCTCTCTGGCTGCCAGTGGTTTTCCCTGTGCATGTTGACTCCATAAAAGCCCATTTTAAGCACACCAGAACAGTTGAGTAACTTTTAATTGGGAACTAACCCAGTCATAGCTTTTATCTGCCCCTGACCACAATCTGTAATGCCTTGTGTGGTTGCATTGTCCATATTGATaactttattttatcaaatagCTTGTTGTttgtatcataaataaatatagtaaaacattTCCCCATGTAAGGGACCCCTCTCTCACAATGCACATTTTCAAGGAAAAGAGAATTCAAAGCTGATGATTTTAATCGCAAAAAATGTGTGTAGTTGGGTCATTTCAACATGGCAGAAATTCAACAAAGAACAGTACTGCCAGAGTTGCCAGACAATATTGGTGCCAGATGTTGCGAAGAGAAAATCTTGCCTAATAAAACATGTTCCAATGGAAAgacttctttctctttcttttttcttctccctctctttttttcaaacaaataagAGCCATGCTTCCCTTTTGAAGATTTTGCGGAGGAGGATATAGCTTATTCTCCAGAAATAAGGATGTAATTATGTGCCCTGTCACAGTATTCAAGTTTGTCCCTCATTTATGAAGTTTGGTTTGGGCAGTGGGAGAACAATGGATTGTTTCCGACATATTGAAAGAAGAAAAGCAACTTTGTTCTTGTCGGTTGTTGTTTTGAGTCATGGTTATTCctgtttgtgttttatgtgtgCTGTTTCTATGACTTGGTGGTGTTCGCTTGTAAAACCATAGCATTCACAGCAGCGCAAGTTAGTAAGAGGGGGCATTTTCCATTA comes from Carassius auratus strain Wakin chromosome 3, ASM336829v1, whole genome shotgun sequence and encodes:
- the LOC113053305 gene encoding axin-2-like; translation: MNRTLTDPMVSSFREDDPRPPVPGEEGETTCHHPSKLAMMRPKDPVKIIMTDPCFSTARRDDDGLGEPEGSASPDSPLARWTKSLHFLLGDQDGAQLFRSYLEREKCEDTLDFWFACNGFRQMDIKDTKKHRVAKAIYKRYIENNSVVAKQLKPATKTFIRDNIKRQQIDSAMFDQAQMEIQTAMEENAYQMFLTSDIYLEYVRTGCENASHMNPNGLGGLKLVCGYLPTLNEEEEWSCNDFKAKALATVVGLSAKVLQSPPSFRAVEALEKGYRSYRRSEPGNPCRIASGYSFAPATSANDSEVSSDALTDDSMSMTDSSVDAIPPYKLGSRKQLQREMQRNMRMNGQVSLPPFPRTRRPPKEMTPVEPAAFAAQLIARLERLKREQETMSSLEERLQQIQEEEERDESEVCGSSASHSLPLLPPGSHEEDPQAILDEHLSRVLKTPGCQSPGMLRHSPRSRSPEQRPLPRGGPGTRLKSGSVNGYMPSKISRQSTKHTHHHYIHHHAGPKSKEQIEAEATQQVQCLCHGASECCSAPYNRSRSLGRDQCGSPAEVAFGNSSSLSKRLCKSGEEVNTEGCESSLFQLPADSTDRSQNVWQWILESDRQTKHKPHSTQNVKKSHCLEPTRTHTWGGGGSSGHLRAHQPAHPFVQDPAMPPLPPPNTLAQLEEARRRLEEVSKPSKQRHSTSSLQRDKSHPVPVQNGSSALHTDELKDLKKMSGSHSSLCSETVVTYFFCGEEIPYRRMMKTHSLTLGHFKEQLRKKGNYRYYFKKASDEFECGAVFEEVWDDCTVLPMYEGKILGKVERMD